One window from the genome of Oryza glaberrima chromosome 3, OglaRS2, whole genome shotgun sequence encodes:
- the LOC127766244 gene encoding OVARIAN TUMOR DOMAIN-containing deubiquitinating enzyme 12-like isoform X4 — protein sequence MVVYEQDPDVLRWSLHLLLPPAAALHYQQRTSSVDCDEMIAHALQEELSYAQSQSLSSSILHLPPSAPPLKEDEQDDAPPPPPPFSSCSTPADYTNTNNHNAHDCLIEFVDDFSALDGQVGKRLHDMIPIPHVPKTNGDIPSVDEAFSDHQRLLHRLELYDLAELKVEGDGNCQFRALSDQFYRTTEHHRFVRQQIVKQLESYPEIYAGYVPMDYREYLKKMIKNGEWGDHVTLQAAADSYGVKIFILTSFRDTCYIEILPVVQKSERVICLSFWAEVHYNSIYPEGELPVMENKRKRWWHF from the exons aTGGTTGTGTACGAGCAGGATCCGGATGTTCTCCGATGGAGccttcaccttcttcttccACCCGCCGCTGCCCTACACTACCAACAACGCACCAGCAGCGTCGACTGCGATGAGATGATCGCCCACGCCCTCCAGGAGGAGCTTTCCTACGCCCAATCCCAATCCCTATCCTCCTCCATCCTCCATCTCCCCCCCTCTG CTCCTCCACTAAAGGAAGACGAACAAGATgatgcgccaccaccaccaccccccttTAGTTCTTGTTCAACCCCTGCAGATTATACTAATACTAATAATCATAATGCCCATGACTGCTTAATCGAGTTTGTCGATGATTTCTCTGCTCTAGATGGCCAAGTTGGCAAAAGATTACACGACATGATTCCCATTCCT CATGTTCCAAAAACTAACGGGGACATTCCTTCTGTTGATGAAGCCTTTTCAGATCACCAAAGACTCCTTCACAG GTTGGAGCTGTATGATCTTGCTGAGCTCAAGGTTGAAGGGGATGGCAATTGTCAG TTCCGAGCATTGTCCGATCAATTTTACCGCACCACTGAACACCACAGATTTGTTCGGCAACAAATAGTGAAACAG CTTGAGTCTTATCCGGAAATTTATGCAGGATATGTCCCTATGGATTATAGGGAATATCTAAAAAAGATGATAAA GAACGGGGAGTGGGGTGACCACGTTACATTGCAGGCTGCTGCAGACTCG TATGGTGTAAAGATTTTCATCCTGACATCATTCAGAGATACTTGCTACATTGAAATCCTTCCTGTtgttcagaaatcagaaagag TTATATGCTTGAGTTTTTGGGCTGAGGTGCACTACAACTCGATATATCCAGAAGGAG AGTTACCAGTTATGGAgaacaaaaggaaaaggtgGTGGCATTTTTAG
- the LOC127766244 gene encoding OVARIAN TUMOR DOMAIN-containing deubiquitinating enzyme 12-like isoform X3 yields MVVYEQDPDVLRWSLHLLLPPAAALHYQQRTSSVDCDEMIAHALQEELSYAQSQSLSSSILHLPPSAPPLKEDEQDDAPPPPPPFSSCSTPADYTNTNNHNAHDCLIEFVDDFSALDGQVGKRLHDMIPIPHVPKTNGDIPSVDEAFSDHQRLLHRLELYDLAELKVEGDGNCQHVSYTQFRALSDQFYRTTEHHRFVRQQIVKQLESYPEIYAGYVPMDYREYLKKMIKNGEWGDHVTLQAAADSYGVKIFILTSFRDTCYIEILPVVQKSERVICLSFWAEVHYNSIYPEGELPVMENKRKRWWHF; encoded by the exons aTGGTTGTGTACGAGCAGGATCCGGATGTTCTCCGATGGAGccttcaccttcttcttccACCCGCCGCTGCCCTACACTACCAACAACGCACCAGCAGCGTCGACTGCGATGAGATGATCGCCCACGCCCTCCAGGAGGAGCTTTCCTACGCCCAATCCCAATCCCTATCCTCCTCCATCCTCCATCTCCCCCCCTCTG CTCCTCCACTAAAGGAAGACGAACAAGATgatgcgccaccaccaccaccccccttTAGTTCTTGTTCAACCCCTGCAGATTATACTAATACTAATAATCATAATGCCCATGACTGCTTAATCGAGTTTGTCGATGATTTCTCTGCTCTAGATGGCCAAGTTGGCAAAAGATTACACGACATGATTCCCATTCCT CATGTTCCAAAAACTAACGGGGACATTCCTTCTGTTGATGAAGCCTTTTCAGATCACCAAAGACTCCTTCACAG GTTGGAGCTGTATGATCTTGCTGAGCTCAAGGTTGAAGGGGATGGCAATTGTCAG CATGTATCTTATACACAGTTCCGAGCATTGTCCGATCAATTTTACCGCACCACTGAACACCACAGATTTGTTCGGCAACAAATAGTGAAACAG CTTGAGTCTTATCCGGAAATTTATGCAGGATATGTCCCTATGGATTATAGGGAATATCTAAAAAAGATGATAAA GAACGGGGAGTGGGGTGACCACGTTACATTGCAGGCTGCTGCAGACTCG TATGGTGTAAAGATTTTCATCCTGACATCATTCAGAGATACTTGCTACATTGAAATCCTTCCTGTtgttcagaaatcagaaagag TTATATGCTTGAGTTTTTGGGCTGAGGTGCACTACAACTCGATATATCCAGAAGGAG AGTTACCAGTTATGGAgaacaaaaggaaaaggtgGTGGCATTTTTAG
- the LOC127766244 gene encoding OVARIAN TUMOR DOMAIN-containing deubiquitinating enzyme 12-like isoform X1 — MVVYEQDPDVLRWSLHLLLPPAAALHYQQRTSSVDCDEMIAHALQEELSYAQSQSLSSSILHLPPSAPPLKEDEQDDAPPPPPPFSSCSTPADYTNTNNHNAHDCLIEFVDDFSALDGQVGKRLHDMIPIPHVPKTNGDIPSVDEAFSDHQRLLHRLELYDLAELKVEGDGNCQHVSYTQFRALSDQFYRTTEHHRFVRQQIVKQLESYPEIYAGYVPMDYREYLKKMIKHFLFVATKSTRNGEWGDHVTLQAAADSYGVKIFILTSFRDTCYIEILPVVQKSERVICLSFWAEVHYNSIYPEGELPVMENKRKRWWHF, encoded by the exons aTGGTTGTGTACGAGCAGGATCCGGATGTTCTCCGATGGAGccttcaccttcttcttccACCCGCCGCTGCCCTACACTACCAACAACGCACCAGCAGCGTCGACTGCGATGAGATGATCGCCCACGCCCTCCAGGAGGAGCTTTCCTACGCCCAATCCCAATCCCTATCCTCCTCCATCCTCCATCTCCCCCCCTCTG CTCCTCCACTAAAGGAAGACGAACAAGATgatgcgccaccaccaccaccccccttTAGTTCTTGTTCAACCCCTGCAGATTATACTAATACTAATAATCATAATGCCCATGACTGCTTAATCGAGTTTGTCGATGATTTCTCTGCTCTAGATGGCCAAGTTGGCAAAAGATTACACGACATGATTCCCATTCCT CATGTTCCAAAAACTAACGGGGACATTCCTTCTGTTGATGAAGCCTTTTCAGATCACCAAAGACTCCTTCACAG GTTGGAGCTGTATGATCTTGCTGAGCTCAAGGTTGAAGGGGATGGCAATTGTCAG CATGTATCTTATACACAGTTCCGAGCATTGTCCGATCAATTTTACCGCACCACTGAACACCACAGATTTGTTCGGCAACAAATAGTGAAACAG CTTGAGTCTTATCCGGAAATTTATGCAGGATATGTCCCTATGGATTATAGGGAATATCTAAAAAAGATGATAAA GCATTTTCTCTTTGTGGCCACAAAATCGACCAGGAACGGGGAGTGGGGTGACCACGTTACATTGCAGGCTGCTGCAGACTCG TATGGTGTAAAGATTTTCATCCTGACATCATTCAGAGATACTTGCTACATTGAAATCCTTCCTGTtgttcagaaatcagaaagag TTATATGCTTGAGTTTTTGGGCTGAGGTGCACTACAACTCGATATATCCAGAAGGAG AGTTACCAGTTATGGAgaacaaaaggaaaaggtgGTGGCATTTTTAG
- the LOC127766244 gene encoding OVARIAN TUMOR DOMAIN-containing deubiquitinating enzyme 12-like isoform X2, with amino-acid sequence MVVYEQDPDVLRWSLHLLLPPAAALHYQQRTSSVDCDEMIAHALQEELSYAQSQSLSSSILHLPPSAPPLKEDEQDDAPPPPPPFSSCSTPADYTNTNNHNAHDCLIEFVDDFSALDGQVGKRLHDMIPIPHVPKTNGDIPSVDEAFSDHQRLLHRLELYDLAELKVEGDGNCQFRALSDQFYRTTEHHRFVRQQIVKQLESYPEIYAGYVPMDYREYLKKMIKHFLFVATKSTRNGEWGDHVTLQAAADSYGVKIFILTSFRDTCYIEILPVVQKSERVICLSFWAEVHYNSIYPEGELPVMENKRKRWWHF; translated from the exons aTGGTTGTGTACGAGCAGGATCCGGATGTTCTCCGATGGAGccttcaccttcttcttccACCCGCCGCTGCCCTACACTACCAACAACGCACCAGCAGCGTCGACTGCGATGAGATGATCGCCCACGCCCTCCAGGAGGAGCTTTCCTACGCCCAATCCCAATCCCTATCCTCCTCCATCCTCCATCTCCCCCCCTCTG CTCCTCCACTAAAGGAAGACGAACAAGATgatgcgccaccaccaccaccccccttTAGTTCTTGTTCAACCCCTGCAGATTATACTAATACTAATAATCATAATGCCCATGACTGCTTAATCGAGTTTGTCGATGATTTCTCTGCTCTAGATGGCCAAGTTGGCAAAAGATTACACGACATGATTCCCATTCCT CATGTTCCAAAAACTAACGGGGACATTCCTTCTGTTGATGAAGCCTTTTCAGATCACCAAAGACTCCTTCACAG GTTGGAGCTGTATGATCTTGCTGAGCTCAAGGTTGAAGGGGATGGCAATTGTCAG TTCCGAGCATTGTCCGATCAATTTTACCGCACCACTGAACACCACAGATTTGTTCGGCAACAAATAGTGAAACAG CTTGAGTCTTATCCGGAAATTTATGCAGGATATGTCCCTATGGATTATAGGGAATATCTAAAAAAGATGATAAA GCATTTTCTCTTTGTGGCCACAAAATCGACCAGGAACGGGGAGTGGGGTGACCACGTTACATTGCAGGCTGCTGCAGACTCG TATGGTGTAAAGATTTTCATCCTGACATCATTCAGAGATACTTGCTACATTGAAATCCTTCCTGTtgttcagaaatcagaaagag TTATATGCTTGAGTTTTTGGGCTGAGGTGCACTACAACTCGATATATCCAGAAGGAG AGTTACCAGTTATGGAgaacaaaaggaaaaggtgGTGGCATTTTTAG
- the LOC127768442 gene encoding ABC transporter G family member 3 yields MDPYRSSSSSASSPAAALAMGRRHYYLPARPARPISFEDSPDWADDDVDSIHLATASASASLPTTAYPSPSPTPSSSSAACRGGERKVAGATLVWKELSVSLTRSRSGSGSADRRVVKSSTGYALPGTLTVIMGPARSGKSTLLRAIAGRLRPAERMYGQVLLNATNTRLPYGSYGFVDRHDVLIDSLTVREMLYYSAHLQLPGLFSSKTSIVEDAIAAMSLADYADNLIGGHCFINSLPAGERRRLSIARELVMRPHVLFIDEPLYHLDSVSALLLMVTLKKLASTGCTVIFTMYQSSTEVFGLFDRICLLSNGNTLFFGETLSCLQHFSNAGFPCPIMQSPSDHFLRAINTDFDRIIAMCKNLQDDQGDFSSVSMDTAVAIRTLEATYKSSADSVAVESLVAKLMEKEGPHLKSKGRASNTTRIGVLTWRSLVIMSRNRKYFWSRFALYMLLALSVGTIFNNAGHSLSSVMVRVSAIFVYVSFVILLSVSGVPAHIDEIKIYSHEEANQHSSTMVFLLGHFLSSIPFLFLVTISSSLVFYFLIGLRNEFNLFMYFVVTMFMCLLANEALMMIVAYIWLDTYKCTLTLICLYVIMMLVGGYFRIRGGLPCTVWKYPLSYVSFHVYAVEGLLENEYVGTSFAVGAIRTIPGVQAVGGSYDISSSANAKWVNLLVLFVMAVGYRVVLYVLLRLNVRKHMRLLGSWCCWSWTPQSDYYSSN; encoded by the exons ATGGACCCGTACCGGTCATCGTCTTCGTCGGCGagcagccccgccgccgccctcgccatgGGCCGCCGCCATTACTACCTGCCCGCCAGGCCCGCGCGACCCATCTCCTTCGAGGACTCCCCCGACtgggccgacgacgacgtcgactcCATCCACCTCGCAACcgcatcggcgtcggcgtcccTTCCCACCACCGCTTACCCCTCTCCGAgtccgacgccctcctcctcctccgccgcctgcagAGGAGGAGAGCGCAAGGTGGCCGGTGCCACCCTGGTGTGGAAGGAGCTCAGCGTCTCCCTCACTCGCTCACGCTCAGGCTCAGGCTCAGCTGACCGCCGCGTCGTCAAGAGCTCCACCGGCTACGCGCTCCCAGGCACCCTCACCGTCATCATGGGCCCCGCCCGCTCCGGCAAATCCACTCTTCTCCGGGCAATCGCTGGCCGCCTGCGCCCCGCCGAGCGGATGTACGGCCAAGTCTTGCTCAACGCCACCAACACACGCTTGCCTTATGGATCTTAT GGTTTTGTTGATCGACACGATGTGCTAATCGACTCTCTCACAGTACGGGAGATGCTATACTACTCCGCGCACTTGCAGCTTCCGGGCCTATTCTCCTCAAAGACCTCCATAGTCGAAGATGCTATCGCAGCCATGTCCTTAGCTGACTATGCTGACAACCTCATTGGTGGCCACTGTTTTATCAACAGCCTCCCAGCTGGAGAACGGAGGCGCCTCAGCATTGCAAGAGAGCTAGTGATGAGACCACACGTTCTGTTTATCGACGAGCCTCTCTATCATCTTGACAG TGTTTCTGCACTTCTACTGATGGTAACATTGAAGAAACTTGCGAGCACAGGATGCACAGTCATCTTCACAATGTATCAAAGCAGTACAGAAGTTTTTGGACTTTTCGATCGAATCTGCTTGCTTTCAAATGGGAATACACTCTTTTTTGGAGAAACATTGTCTTGCCTACAG CACTTCTCAAATGCTGGCTTTCCATGTCCAATCATGCAAAGTCCATCTGATCACTTCTTGCGGGCAATCAATACTGATTTTGACAGAATCATAGCCATGTGCAAAAATTTGCAG GATGATCAAGGGGACTTTTCATCAGTGAGCATGGACACAGCTGTGGCAATCCGTACGCTGGAAGCAACATACAAGTCATCAGCTGACTCTGTTGCTGTTGAATCACTGGTTGCGAAATTGATGGAGAAG GAAGGTCCTCACTTGAAAAGTAAAGGCAGAGCCAGTAATACAACACGAATCGGTGTTCTCACCTGGAGATCATTGGTAATAATGTCAAGAAATCGGAAATATTTCTGGAGCAGATTTGCCTTGTATATGCTTCTTGCCCTCTCAGTCGGCACCATATTTAACAACGCTGGTCATTCATTATCATCTGTAATG GTAAGGGTTTCTGCAATATTTGTGTATGTATCATTTGTCATCCTTCTAAGTGTTTCTGGAGTTCCTGCCCATATTGATGAGATCAAG ATATATTCCCATGAGGAAGCGAATCAGCATTCGAGTACAATGGTTTTCCTGCTAGGGCACTTCCTGTCCAGTATTCCGTTTCTATTTCTGGTCACTATTTCGTCATCGCTGGTTTTCTACTTCCTGATAGGACTCAGGAATGAGTTCAACTTGTTTATGTATTTTGTGGTGACCATGTTCATGTGCCTGTTGGCAAATGAGGCACTTATGATGATTGTTGCTTACATCTGGCTCGACACTTACAAGTGCACCTTAACTCTCATTTGCTTATAC GTTATCATGATGCTTGTGGGTGGATATTTTCGAATCCGAGGGGGTCTACCGTGCACAGTATGGAAGTACCCATTGTCGTACGTTTCGTTCCATGTGTATGCAGTTGAG GGTTTGCTTGAGAACGAGTATGTGGGCACATCGTTTGCGGTCGGTGCGATAAGGACGATACCAGGTGTCCAAGCAGTTGGGGGCTCATACGACATCTCGTCTTCAGCAAACGCAAAGTGGGTAAATCTGCTGGTTTTGTTTGTGATGGCAGTTGGATACCGTGTTGTTCTCTACGTGTTGCTTCGTCTGAATGTAAGGAAACACATGAGGTTGCTTGGCAGCTGGTGCTGCTGGAGCTGGACACCGCAAAGTGACTACTACTCCAGTAACTAG
- the LOC127766538 gene encoding la-related protein 1C-like: protein MEPSASASADPPRRSPWRHPSNGGNPNPNGDAVIDTTSWPALSEAARNPPKPPPCIDSPSEGQGKQSSRHKPARRGGAGADHSPSPRDDRATSWDHGRHHHHNNSGGRRGSFGGRRRGGGGGGFDALYRAPIGPYVRGATAPPPPPPPPMAVAPPPFLPPPLRPFAAPLLFHHDMASPVSPVSPIYYVGPPPPPEALRPLPPFPPTMLAPPAYPYYHPQPQPDPEPEPDADPQQHRANLLKQIEFYFSKDNLCTDVFLRRNMDDQGWVNIALIAGFNKVQESTDDLQYIKDTIQSSSILEMQDDKIRRQNDWNKWVIPRESNTDVLPSPNINNLTAHLGSVGLQESAASSSSMVDENHHEILTNGPTSGNNQAPVVEDGAGKL, encoded by the exons aTGGaaccctccgcctccgcgtcggCTGATCCGCCCAGGAGGTCTCCATGGAGGCACCCCTCCAACGGGGGCAACCCCAACCCCAACGGAGACGCCGTCATCGACACAACCAGCTGGCCCGCGCTCTCCGAGGCCGCCAGGAACCCCCCCAAGCCTCCTCCTTGCATCGACTCTCCATCCGAG GGGCAGGGCAAGCAGTCGTCTCGCCACAAGCCGGCCAGGCGCGGGGGTGCCGGTGCCGACCACTCCCCCTCCCCACGGGATGACCGCGCCACCAGCTGGGAccatggccgccaccaccaccacaacaaCAGTGGTGGTAGGAGGGGCTCTTTTGGCGGccgcaggagaggaggaggaggcgggggttTCGACGCCTTGTACCGTGCCCCTATTGGCCCCTATGTGCGTGGTGCCActgcgcccccgcccccgcccccgcctcccaTGGCCGTTGCTCCTCCCCCCTTCCTTCCTCCGCCCTTACGACCTTTCGCGGCACCTCTCCTCTTTCATCAcg ATATGGCATCGCCCGTCTCTCCTGTTTCCCCAATCTACTATGTtggccctccccctcctccagaAGCTCTTAGGCCTTTGCCTCCTTTCCCCCCTACCATGCTTGCTCCACCTGCTTACCCTTACTACCACCCTCAACCTCAACCCGACCCCGAGCCCGAGCCTGATGCTGATCCTCAACAACATCGTGCCAACCTGCTCAAACAGATTGAGTTCTACTTCAG CAAGGATAACTTATGCACAGATGTTTTCTTGAGGAGAAATATGGATGACCAGGGCTGGGTTAACATTGCTCTTATAGCTGGCTTCAACAAG GTCCAGGAATCCACTGATGACCTGCAATACATAAAAGACACGATCCAGTCCTCATCTATACTGGAAATGCAG GATGACAAAATTAGGAGGCAGAATGATTGGAACAAGTGGGTGATTCCTCGAGAGAGCAACACTGACGTGCTGCCAAGCCCTAACATCAACAATCTGACAGCACATCTTGGAAGCGTGGGTCTGCAGGAATCAGCAGCTAGCTCAAGTAGCATGGTGGATGAAAACCATCATGAGATTCTTACCAATGGACCAACTTCCGGTAACAACCAAGCACCAGTAGTTGAAGACGGTGCTGGTAAGCTCTAG
- the LOC127766243 gene encoding ruBisCO large subunit-binding protein subunit alpha-like encodes MATMPSTCASSSSLFLLLRRDRRSSRSASLPGPARRLGVVRASAKEIAFDQGSRSSLQAGVEKLAAAVAVTLGPRGRNVVLDEFGSPKVVNDGVTIARAIELADPMENAGAALIREVASKTNDSAGDGTTTASVLAREIIKLGLLSVTSGANPVSIKKGIDKTVHSLVEELEKKSRPVKGSGDIKAVAAISAGNDDFVGTMIAEAIDKVGPDGVLSIESSSSFETTVEVEEGMEIDRGYISPQFVTNPEKSLVEFENARILVTDQKISSIKEIIPLLEQTTQLRAPLLIIAEDVAGEALATLVVNKLRGILNVAAIKAPGFGERRKALLQDIAIVTGAEFQAKDLGLLVESTTMEQLGIARKVTISQSSTTIIADVATKDEIQARIAQLKRELSQTDSAYDSEKLAERIAKLSGGVAVIKVGAATETELEDRKLRIEDAKNATFAAIEEGIVPGGGAAYVHLSKFVPAIKEKLDDPEERLGADIIQKALVAPAALIAHNAGVEGEVIVEKIKESEWEVGYNAMADRHENLVQAGVIDPAKVTRCALQNAASVAGMVLTTQAIVVEKPKKKASAASGAPEGSLAM; translated from the exons ATGGCCACCATGCCAAGCActtgcgcctcctcctcctccctcttcctcctcctccgc AGGGacaggaggagcagcaggagtGCCAGCCTCCCCGGACCCGCCCGCCGTTTGGGGGTTGTGCGCGCCTCCGCCAAGGAGATCGCCTTCGACCAGGGATCGCGATCCTCCCTCCAGGCCGGCGTCgagaagctcgccgccgccgtcgccgtcaccctcGGTCCCAGAG GAAGAAATGTCGTCTTGGATGAGTTTGGGAGCCCCAAAGTGGTCAATGACGGAGTTACCATTGCTCGAGCTATTGAGCTCGCTGATCCAATGGAGAATGCCGGTGCTGCTTTGATTCGTGAG GTTGCCAGCAAGACAAATGACTCAGCAGGTGATGGGACTACAACCGCATCTGTCCTGGCTCGTGAGATCATAAAATTGGGCCTGCTGAGTGTTACTTCAGGGGCAAACCCAGTATCTATCAAAAAGGGCATAGATAAGACCGTGCACAGTTTAGTTGAGGAACTTGAGAAGAAGTCAAGGCCTGTGAAGGGCAGTGGTGATATTAAAG CTGTTGCTGCCATATCTGCTGGAAATGATGACTTCGTCGGTACCATGATCGCTGAGGCTATTGACAAGGTTGGCCCTGATGGTGTTCTTTCGATCGAGTCATCATCATCTTTTGAGACCACCGTTGAAGTTGAAGAAGGAATGGAG ATTGACAGAGGATATATCTCTCCTCAGTTTGTTACAAATCCTGAGAAGTCacttgttgagtttgaaaatgctAGAATTCTTGTCACTGACCAGAAGATTTCTTCAATAAAAGAAATAATTCCTTTGCTGGAACAAACAACTCAACTAAGAGCACCACTCCTCATAATTGCGGAGGATGTAGCTGGCGAAGCTTTGGCAACTTTAGTTGTCAACAAGCTTAGAGGAATTCTCAATGTAGCTGCGATTAAAGCACCTGGCTTTGGTGAAAGGCGTAAGGCTCTTCTTCAGGACATCGCCATCGTTACAG GTGCTGAATTTCAAGCCAAAGATCTTGGTTTACTGGTGGAGAGTACAACCATGGAGCAACTTGGCATAGCCCGGAAAGTGACAATCTCCCAGTCATCCACTACCATTATAGCAGATGTTGCCACCAAAGATGAGATCCAGGCAAGAATTGCACAGCTGAAGAGAGAGCTTTCTCAGACAGACTCAGCATATGACTCTGAGAAGTTGGCTGAGAGAATCGCAAAGCTTTCTGGCGGAGTTGCGGTTATAAAGGTAGGAGCTGCAACCGAGACAGAGCTTGAGGATCGCAAGCTTCGTATCGAGGATGCCAAGAATGCAACATTTGCTGCTATTGAGGAAGGTATAGTACCTGGAGGTGGTGCGGCTTATGTTCACCTGTCAAAATTTGTACCAGCCATCAAGGAGAAGTTGGATGACCCTGAAGAGCGCCTTGGTGCTGATATCATTCAAAAG GCTCTAGTGGCACCGGCAGCACTAATAGCACACAATGCTGGAGTTGAAGGGGAAGTGATTGTAGAAAAGATCAAGGAGAGTGAATGGGAGGTTGGCTACAATGCGATGGCTGACAGACACGAGAACTTGGTACAGGCTGGTGTGATTGACCCTGCAAAGGTGACAAGATGTGCGTTGCAAAACGCAGCCTCGGTGGCTGGAATGGTACTAACCACGCAAGCCATCGTTGTGGAGAAGCCAAAGAAGAAGGCGTCGGCGGCTTCCGGGGCACCAGAAGGTTCTCTTGCCATGTGA